A genomic stretch from Corynebacterium faecale includes:
- a CDS encoding tubulin-like doman-containing protein has protein sequence MKKVLVVGCGGSGAKTLAYMMDQLKTTLADNLPDRYPNPKEAKLPGAWQFVSVDVPTSPESPGPNLPNVPEAGGRYISCGSSDRYATVDVAVSNQLASRGALGGISSWALSNPDSETTPISKGAGQYRSIGRMLILSKLQEIQAELRKSWDVLFSGETERELADIRSALYGTAVSSSETSKEQPIVFVVSSMAGGAGASMALDICRLLTGLEGNAVGLSSLFMVTPDIFSQLSPDQVAGTNPNALAMFAELAAAQMGAASEEDSRLFNALGVAVGDDSIPVGRIFPVGIRSGENGALLGDGKPDTVYRALGRGLAALMADEVSMDNFEQFTLGNRGGGSADQSKYAWGAQEAKNIPWGSYGYSQLSMGRDRYAEYSAQRLARSAVDRLLKGHYDPTNDAASDQQLQKRLENNLPTIAGKLGDVLPINHQVGDWIFQGFNQVIEHWTQRMKNLVKEQIPAADGRRGNEWVSTVQQALQSSSQQIEHDNRHELYQGVASWAGADVLQQRIIDLLRDEIAKFGVPYGMSVLESIQSEIQQKIITNLAQQGSDRAPEAVSLVENRRLEMENSKGRIDNSDAYIQTIVSETTAQLHARAVQFIAEHMASVLDDFSKNFLTPLQHTIQREHHSLEKDYQLTNDINLGISQLKTNVPALWPDESQSTVPQRFSQAANEVFLTDVDTFPVQFQAHVRSSTEDTNEQSDYASALQEASTRVVSGVWESKSGSEKAPRDLIRLLDVWVARDLTNDLASGGLRDPKPARFDLKITTGEVLERSRQYIRRPGFGFQQFISSSLREFITAPGLADHERRARRQQVLSKFSEAMTYALPLAQINPQLVRALYGDEVRYNFNFSRIPFAGDDLGGSLEQAVRDFPNHRPADVSKPLGKALVSQGEERSIDIFGSYPNYAPIVFDSLLPPIEKQWRQITGDRTEFWHGRRTRPLSAALPMTDLERNAMVRGWYVGRLIGRIFFPGTLDTSDHTPVQIYEEKSDTWINFSTPMLTPVSRFRQSLDWLPNLLESASLAWARAGERPVFESVEPYIQLRQLWDDAASPSLPGRTTRGEKLLHEWLFTGERMAGDVLQIPGTEPGVSPQARFEAAKQFLQRQNEIAQHYVPSDKLRQGRLFTTVDRPYGDVRDRDLASQIPVFADLSADVFDGTRELIEILEKCLAAGPPAQQVFDMNIVRRETSSGPSLPGEGEF, from the coding sequence ATGAAGAAAGTTCTAGTTGTTGGTTGTGGTGGCTCCGGAGCCAAGACCTTGGCTTATATGATGGACCAGCTCAAGACAACGCTTGCTGATAACCTCCCGGACAGGTATCCGAACCCCAAGGAAGCCAAACTCCCCGGTGCCTGGCAGTTCGTCTCCGTGGATGTCCCGACCTCTCCGGAGAGCCCCGGGCCCAACCTGCCGAATGTTCCGGAGGCAGGTGGCCGTTATATCTCCTGTGGTTCCTCCGACCGTTATGCCACGGTGGATGTTGCAGTTTCCAACCAGCTGGCCTCGCGGGGAGCCCTGGGTGGCATCTCTTCCTGGGCCCTGAGCAACCCGGATTCTGAGACCACACCGATCAGTAAGGGAGCTGGTCAGTACCGCTCCATCGGACGGATGCTCATTCTGAGCAAGCTCCAGGAGATCCAGGCTGAGCTGCGTAAATCATGGGATGTCCTGTTCAGTGGTGAGACGGAGCGTGAGCTGGCTGATATCCGTTCCGCTCTCTACGGCACCGCTGTCTCCAGCAGTGAGACTTCCAAGGAGCAGCCGATCGTCTTCGTCGTCTCCTCGATGGCCGGTGGCGCCGGTGCATCGATGGCGTTGGATATCTGTCGTCTCCTCACCGGTCTCGAAGGTAACGCCGTGGGCCTGAGCTCACTGTTCATGGTGACCCCGGATATCTTCTCCCAGCTCTCCCCGGACCAGGTTGCCGGCACCAACCCGAATGCCCTGGCCATGTTCGCTGAACTTGCCGCAGCGCAGATGGGGGCTGCCTCCGAGGAGGATTCCCGTCTCTTCAACGCACTCGGTGTTGCCGTGGGTGATGATTCCATCCCTGTCGGACGCATCTTCCCGGTGGGCATCCGCTCCGGTGAGAACGGAGCCCTGCTGGGCGACGGCAAGCCTGATACGGTCTACCGCGCCCTGGGTCGAGGTCTGGCAGCTCTCATGGCTGATGAGGTCTCGATGGACAACTTCGAGCAGTTCACCCTGGGCAACCGGGGTGGTGGCAGCGCCGACCAGAGCAAGTATGCCTGGGGTGCGCAGGAGGCCAAGAACATCCCATGGGGTAGTTATGGTTACTCCCAGCTCTCCATGGGCCGGGACCGCTATGCGGAGTACTCCGCCCAGCGACTGGCACGCTCCGCGGTGGACCGCCTGCTCAAGGGGCACTACGATCCCACCAACGATGCAGCCTCTGACCAACAGCTCCAAAAACGCCTGGAGAACAACCTGCCCACCATCGCAGGCAAGCTGGGGGATGTCCTCCCGATCAATCATCAGGTGGGGGACTGGATCTTCCAGGGTTTCAACCAGGTGATTGAACACTGGACCCAGCGCATGAAGAACCTGGTCAAGGAACAGATCCCAGCTGCTGACGGCAGACGCGGCAATGAGTGGGTCAGCACCGTCCAGCAGGCGCTGCAGAGCAGTAGCCAGCAGATAGAACATGATAACCGTCATGAGCTCTATCAGGGTGTTGCTTCCTGGGCGGGCGCCGATGTCCTCCAGCAGCGGATCATCGACCTGCTCCGGGATGAGATCGCGAAATTCGGTGTCCCCTATGGCATGAGCGTCCTCGAATCCATTCAGAGCGAGATCCAGCAGAAGATCATCACCAACCTTGCACAGCAGGGCAGTGACCGTGCTCCGGAAGCTGTGTCACTCGTGGAGAACCGTCGCCTGGAGATGGAGAACAGCAAGGGCAGGATAGACAACTCTGATGCCTATATCCAGACGATCGTCTCTGAGACAACAGCTCAACTCCATGCCCGTGCCGTCCAGTTCATCGCAGAACACATGGCCAGCGTCCTGGATGATTTCAGCAAGAACTTCCTCACCCCACTGCAGCACACCATCCAGCGTGAGCACCATTCCCTGGAGAAGGACTACCAGCTCACCAATGACATCAACCTGGGAATCTCCCAGCTCAAGACCAATGTCCCGGCACTGTGGCCTGATGAATCACAGAGCACCGTCCCACAGCGTTTCAGTCAGGCAGCCAATGAGGTCTTCCTGACTGACGTGGACACCTTCCCCGTGCAGTTCCAGGCACATGTGCGTTCCTCCACTGAAGACACCAACGAGCAGAGTGATTACGCCAGTGCCCTGCAGGAGGCATCGACCCGCGTGGTCAGCGGTGTCTGGGAATCCAAGTCCGGATCAGAGAAGGCCCCCCGCGACCTCATCCGACTCCTGGATGTGTGGGTGGCACGCGATCTGACCAATGATCTGGCATCCGGGGGTCTCCGCGACCCGAAGCCCGCCCGCTTCGACCTCAAGATCACCACCGGTGAGGTTTTGGAACGCTCCCGCCAGTACATCCGCCGCCCAGGTTTCGGATTCCAGCAGTTCATCTCCAGCTCTCTTCGTGAGTTCATCACCGCGCCGGGACTGGCGGACCATGAGCGGCGCGCGCGTCGTCAGCAGGTGCTGAGTAAGTTCAGTGAGGCCATGACCTATGCGCTTCCGCTGGCGCAGATCAACCCACAGCTGGTGCGTGCCCTCTATGGCGACGAGGTTCGTTATAACTTCAACTTCTCCCGAATCCCCTTTGCTGGTGATGATCTCGGGGGAAGCCTGGAACAGGCTGTCCGCGACTTCCCGAATCACCGGCCGGCAGATGTTTCCAAACCACTGGGCAAGGCCTTGGTCTCCCAGGGCGAAGAACGGTCCATCGACATCTTCGGTTCCTACCCGAACTATGCTCCGATCGTGTTCGATTCCCTCCTGCCTCCCATCGAGAAGCAGTGGCGTCAGATCACCGGTGACCGTACTGAGTTCTGGCACGGACGCCGCACCCGTCCGCTGTCTGCTGCGCTGCCGATGACCGACCTGGAGCGTAACGCCATGGTCAGGGGCTGGTACGTGGGGCGCCTCATCGGTAGGATCTTCTTCCCTGGCACCCTGGACACCTCTGATCACACCCCGGTGCAGATCTACGAGGAGAAGTCCGATACCTGGATCAACTTCTCCACTCCGATGCTGACCCCGGTGTCCCGTTTCCGTCAGAGCCTGGACTGGCTTCCGAACCTGCTGGAATCCGCTTCCCTGGCCTGGGCACGTGCCGGAGAACGTCCTGTATTTGAATCGGTGGAGCCCTATATCCAGCTCCGCCAGCTCTGGGATGATGCCGCCAGCCCATCTCTGCCAGGCCGCACCACCCGTGGTGAGAAGCTCCTGCATGAATGGCTCTTCACCGGCGAGCGCATGGCGGGGGATGTTCTGCAGATCCCAGGTACTGAACCTGGGGTGAGCCCACAGGCCCGTTTTGAGGCCGCCAAGCAGTTCCTGCAGCGACAAAATGAGATCGCCCAGCACTATGTGCCAAGCGACAAGCTGCGTCAGGGACGCCTGTTCACCACCGTGGATCGCCCCTATGGTGATGTCCGTGACCGTGATCTGGCCTCCCAGATCCCGGTCTTCGCAGACTTGTCTGCAGATGTCTTCGATGGCACCCGGGAACTCATCGAGATCCTGGAGAAATGCCTGGCTGCAGGCCCCCCTGCGCAGCAGGTTTTTGATATGAACATCGTCCGTCGCGAAACCTCCTCCGGCCCTTCCCTGCCTGGTGAGGGTGAGTTCTAG
- a CDS encoding vWA domain-containing protein, giving the protein MMKIARNRSQKKKRFTAAAAALFLGAVLSFPAAALAQEPAPGVEGSSGSLNNVGACIADKGALDVIIMIDETESLIHEARDGVVNADKPGADAQHHRVPAAQSFVEELLAKQADGDLQTRIRVAGFGQTYKSGATVPENYGEWTELSDTTVNGIQDEIAQFSERTQEQYTNYAAAVEGAYQDFPRSGSEDACRMLVTFTDGALTAQEGAQQAEQALCAPGGVTDRLRSAGITHIGIGLSAPSNPSDFSLLRGTTAGGATCGVEAPNGAFFPADNVGGLFAAFREALAIGGEATGETRAGDPFSFTLDNSVNSVRFTAIAKDDLGENAYLVLTAPNGETVELKDSGEASLNATDVTWEAETSPVQMSDGTLTLQDGGEWKGVWKIQFQGFDPAAAEGRVFNSVEIQPDLQLVFSGGDSVDGALNLRDDQQLSMNLVGRDGEARVLEGEARVDLGFTRADTGEFLSIAEGMDLSGGQLETPLGMIGELPAIGSVEARTTVTTAGVDGNPGTTLSPILNTTRITVTQRDMPQVPGGVRFNADEEVVTVDVPITGPGRVWVNPDAQLTGTLPEGVAGVAASSSFDSMDNALVLGLDEQGTLPVQFTVQELRDGLVNGSIPLQISNAEGGNETTVDLPAEGSLSVPVDTAIFLAAFIAVLLLAILIPLAILYAWRAMTAKVPDKAMSGVRIPVEFNGEALRYADSSSPDLDSQTVASKQIQAAGNRFNVEGHPLRVQRFLWNPFASPTVIVETTPSISFDGKQKGTQAKLPLAVQGTWFLTARGADRSKMELIALTNLPRNQEQLERMVTDIISKAPDLARKLQTQLDDAATITPASTPARGQAPQAPTTPTDDKQQPAPGGGFGGGFGSGGFGGGTNTPDSPPSGGFGGGFGSGGNSGGFGSGGNGGGFGGGPGKPGGFGSGGGFGAR; this is encoded by the coding sequence ATGATGAAAATTGCCAGAAACAGGTCTCAGAAGAAAAAACGTTTCACCGCCGCTGCCGCAGCTCTCTTCCTCGGTGCGGTTCTCAGTTTCCCGGCGGCAGCTCTCGCCCAGGAACCGGCACCTGGCGTTGAAGGTTCCTCCGGTTCCCTCAACAACGTCGGTGCCTGTATCGCCGACAAGGGCGCTCTTGATGTCATCATCATGATCGATGAGACGGAATCCCTCATCCATGAGGCGCGTGATGGTGTGGTCAACGCTGACAAACCAGGTGCAGATGCCCAGCACCACCGCGTTCCTGCAGCACAGAGCTTCGTCGAGGAACTCTTGGCCAAGCAGGCTGACGGAGATCTGCAGACCCGGATCCGGGTTGCCGGTTTCGGGCAGACCTATAAGTCCGGTGCCACCGTTCCGGAGAACTACGGTGAGTGGACTGAGCTCAGTGACACAACCGTGAACGGTATCCAGGATGAGATCGCCCAGTTCAGTGAGCGCACCCAGGAGCAGTACACCAACTATGCCGCTGCCGTGGAAGGTGCCTACCAGGACTTCCCCCGTTCAGGTTCCGAGGACGCCTGCCGCATGCTGGTGACCTTCACCGACGGCGCTCTCACCGCACAGGAAGGTGCGCAGCAGGCAGAACAGGCGCTGTGTGCTCCTGGTGGCGTCACCGATCGTCTCCGCAGTGCGGGGATCACCCACATCGGTATCGGCCTGTCTGCGCCGAGCAACCCTTCTGATTTCAGTCTGCTGCGAGGCACCACCGCAGGTGGGGCTACCTGTGGCGTGGAGGCACCCAACGGCGCCTTCTTCCCGGCGGACAATGTCGGTGGCCTCTTCGCGGCTTTCCGGGAGGCACTGGCCATCGGTGGCGAAGCTACCGGTGAGACCCGTGCTGGCGATCCCTTCAGTTTCACCCTGGACAACTCGGTGAACTCCGTGCGTTTCACGGCGATTGCCAAGGATGACCTCGGGGAAAACGCATACCTGGTGCTCACCGCCCCAAATGGTGAGACAGTGGAGCTCAAGGACTCCGGTGAGGCATCGCTGAACGCGACTGATGTGACCTGGGAGGCGGAGACCTCGCCGGTGCAGATGTCGGATGGCACCCTGACCCTGCAGGACGGTGGGGAATGGAAGGGTGTCTGGAAGATCCAGTTCCAGGGATTCGACCCGGCTGCGGCAGAGGGAAGGGTGTTCAACTCGGTGGAGATCCAGCCGGATCTCCAGCTCGTGTTCAGCGGTGGTGACTCCGTGGACGGTGCCCTGAATCTGCGTGATGATCAGCAGTTGAGCATGAACCTGGTCGGACGCGACGGCGAGGCCCGTGTCCTGGAGGGCGAGGCCCGGGTTGATCTTGGTTTCACACGTGCCGATACCGGTGAATTCCTGAGTATCGCCGAAGGTATGGACCTCTCCGGTGGGCAACTGGAAACCCCTCTGGGCATGATCGGTGAACTTCCTGCCATCGGTTCCGTGGAGGCACGCACCACCGTCACAACGGCCGGAGTGGACGGTAACCCCGGAACCACCCTGAGCCCGATTCTCAACACCACCCGCATCACGGTCACCCAGCGGGACATGCCGCAGGTTCCCGGGGGCGTCCGCTTCAATGCGGATGAAGAAGTGGTTACGGTGGATGTCCCGATTACCGGTCCGGGGCGCGTCTGGGTGAACCCGGATGCGCAGCTGACCGGAACCCTCCCTGAGGGTGTTGCAGGCGTTGCCGCTTCGAGTTCCTTCGACAGCATGGACAACGCACTGGTGCTCGGACTGGATGAACAGGGCACCCTGCCGGTTCAGTTCACGGTGCAGGAACTGCGTGACGGCCTGGTTAACGGCTCCATCCCACTGCAGATATCCAATGCGGAAGGTGGCAATGAAACCACCGTCGACCTGCCTGCTGAGGGGTCTCTGAGTGTTCCGGTCGATACCGCGATCTTCCTCGCGGCATTTATCGCAGTGCTTCTGCTGGCCATCCTGATCCCCCTGGCCATCCTCTATGCCTGGCGTGCCATGACCGCGAAGGTGCCTGACAAGGCCATGAGCGGGGTCCGGATCCCGGTCGAGTTCAACGGTGAGGCATTGCGTTATGCAGACAGCAGCTCCCCGGACCTGGATTCGCAGACTGTCGCATCCAAACAGATTCAGGCCGCGGGCAATCGCTTCAACGTGGAGGGACATCCCCTGAGAGTCCAGCGGTTCCTCTGGAATCCTTTCGCATCACCGACAGTGATTGTGGAAACAACACCGTCCATCAGCTTCGATGGCAAGCAGAAGGGAACCCAGGCCAAACTGCCACTGGCAGTCCAGGGAACCTGGTTCCTGACCGCCCGTGGAGCAGACCGCAGCAAGATGGAACTAATCGCCCTGACCAACCTTCCCCGCAATCAGGAACAGCTTGAACGCATGGTCACCGACATCATCAGCAAAGCTCCTGACCTGGCCCGGAAGCTGCAGACGCAGCTTGATGATGCCGCGACCATCACACCAGCCAGCACCCCGGCGCGGGGGCAGGCTCCCCAGGCTCCCACAACGCCAACTGATGATAAGCAGCAGCCTGCCCCAGGTGGGGGTTTCGGTGGTGGCTTTGGCTCCGGTGGTTTCGGGGGAGGTACGAATACCCCGGATTCCCCGCCAAGCGGTGGTTTCGGTGGTGGTTTCGGCAGCGGCGGCAATAGCGGAGGCTTCGGCTCCGGTGGTAATGGTGGCGGTTTCGGCGGTGGACCGGGCAAGCCTGGTGGCTTTGGTTCCGGTGGCGGCTTCGGCGCACGTTAA
- a CDS encoding acetyl-CoA acetyltransferase: MSISTQTTRRSTIIEYRRETPRPASVNPIQSEPRIYADDPFRARFGFKLPRGLRDEARGMEWRTFTSTYAPTGNLRISNLESDSRRGGMNHYTATIIENSGSQRTATESEIMATGPVSACTNLLADAGRRVEILEFHQFDIFEATVTFIYGCNNNRRTWAMGFGGTAEQSAAAAMSSAAHLIYG; the protein is encoded by the coding sequence ATGTCTATCTCCACCCAGACCACCCGTCGCTCCACCATCATCGAGTACCGCCGCGAGACCCCTCGTCCCGCCAGCGTTAATCCGATCCAGTCTGAGCCACGCATCTACGCAGATGACCCTTTCCGCGCACGCTTTGGCTTCAAGCTCCCCCGCGGTCTGCGCGATGAGGCACGCGGCATGGAATGGCGCACGTTCACCAGCACCTACGCCCCCACCGGAAACCTGCGTATCAGCAACCTCGAATCTGATTCCCGTCGTGGCGGCATGAACCACTACACCGCCACCATCATCGAGAACTCCGGCTCCCAGCGCACCGCAACCGAATCCGAGATCATGGCCACCGGCCCTGTCTCCGCCTGCACCAACCTGCTGGCTGATGCCGGCCGTCGCGTCGAGATCCTTGAGTTCCACCAGTTCGATATCTTCGAGGCAACCGTCACCTTCATCTATGGTTGCAACAACAACCGTCGCACCTGGGCCATGGGATTCGGTGGCACCGCTGAACAGTCCGCTGCCGCTGCCATGAGTTCAGCCGCTCACCTCATCTACGGATAG
- a CDS encoding dipeptidase, giving the protein MTSFKNVPEIKQHLEAQREQIFTQLKEVVSFNSVHSEPALLQDYKGAADWTRTALNNAGFEVTEHPADDGTTNFVATLKGADDAPTVLLYSHFDVVPAGPLDLWSSEPFTLTEREGEHGVRWYGRGAADCKGNLVMHLAALRTVEALGGTDLNLTFVVEGSEEMGGGALSELIKEKPELFKADAILIADSGNAAVGVPTLTTSLRGGGQVTITVNTLRQAVHSGQYGGAAPDAVAALVRILDSIHDEHGRTVIDGVDNTTDWDGLPYDPEEFRSDAGILEGVDTFGDGDNPASLVWARPAITITGFTSTPVAEAVNAVPATASAKLNLRVPAGQDAIEVVEKLRSHLINHAPWGAQVEVVVDDINQPFSTDISGPAMSTLSDCLSAAYDGKDTVTVGSGGSIPLCTELMEVNPAAELALYGVEEPLSVIHSADESVDPDEIRDIATAEALFLLTYEK; this is encoded by the coding sequence ATGACCTCATTCAAGAATGTGCCGGAAATCAAACAGCATCTGGAAGCACAGCGTGAACAGATCTTCACTCAGCTCAAGGAAGTCGTCTCTTTCAATTCCGTTCACAGCGAACCGGCACTACTGCAGGACTACAAAGGGGCCGCCGACTGGACCCGCACTGCGCTGAATAACGCAGGCTTCGAGGTAACCGAGCACCCGGCAGACGACGGCACCACCAACTTCGTCGCAACCCTCAAAGGTGCCGATGACGCGCCGACAGTACTGCTCTACAGCCACTTCGATGTCGTGCCTGCAGGACCACTGGATCTCTGGTCCTCCGAACCATTCACCCTCACCGAGCGGGAAGGTGAGCATGGTGTGCGTTGGTATGGCCGTGGGGCGGCAGACTGCAAAGGCAACCTGGTCATGCATCTGGCAGCTCTGCGCACCGTGGAAGCACTCGGCGGCACCGACCTCAACCTGACCTTCGTGGTCGAAGGTTCCGAGGAGATGGGAGGTGGCGCATTGTCTGAGCTCATCAAGGAGAAGCCGGAGCTGTTCAAGGCCGATGCCATCCTGATCGCGGACAGTGGAAACGCAGCCGTGGGGGTTCCCACCCTGACCACGTCCCTCCGCGGTGGCGGCCAGGTCACCATCACTGTAAACACCCTGCGTCAGGCTGTGCATTCCGGACAGTACGGTGGCGCAGCACCAGATGCCGTGGCTGCCCTCGTGCGCATCCTTGATTCCATCCACGATGAACACGGACGCACAGTCATCGATGGAGTGGACAACACCACCGACTGGGACGGGCTCCCCTATGACCCGGAGGAGTTCCGCTCCGATGCCGGCATCCTCGAAGGGGTGGATACCTTCGGCGATGGCGATAACCCCGCTTCCCTCGTCTGGGCTCGCCCGGCAATCACCATCACCGGTTTCACGTCCACACCGGTGGCGGAAGCCGTCAATGCCGTCCCGGCGACCGCATCGGCCAAACTCAACCTCCGGGTACCCGCCGGCCAGGATGCCATCGAGGTTGTTGAGAAACTCAGATCCCACCTGATCAACCATGCCCCCTGGGGCGCACAGGTCGAGGTGGTCGTCGATGACATCAACCAGCCGTTCTCCACCGATATCTCCGGCCCCGCCATGTCCACCCTGTCCGACTGCCTGTCGGCAGCATACGACGGAAAGGACACGGTGACCGTGGGCTCAGGAGGATCCATCCCCCTGTGCACCGAGCTGATGGAGGTCAATCCCGCTGCGGAACTCGCGCTTTATGGGGTGGAGGAACCACTCTCGGTAATCCACTCTGCGGATGAGTCGGTGGATCCCGATGAGATCAGGGATATTGCCACGGCAGAAGCTTTGTTCCTGCTCACATACGAAAAATAG